A genomic region of Aureimonas populi contains the following coding sequences:
- the tkt gene encoding transketolase, protein MVSETVANPHEESVDRHARDMANAIRALSIDAVQKANSGHPGMPMGMADVATVLFRDFVKIDPKNPSWPDRDRFVLSNGHGSMLLYAIHHLLGYEDMTIEELKNFRQIGSRTAGHPEYGHALGIETTTGPLGQGLANAVGFALAERMMNARFGDDLVDHKTYAIVGDGCLMEGISHEAIDLAGHLKLNKLIVLFDDNGISIDGKTSLATSMDQVARFKAAGWNAEHVDGHKPDEVKAALERAQTSDKPTLIACKTIIGYGSPKLAGSEKSHGAPLGDEEIKAVRQKLVWESEAFELPDSVVKAWREIGQKGAASRGEWEKRHDAAARAAEFDAFVSGALPGGFEKAMADYRAKLVAEKPKLATRKSSEATLGLVNELTELTLGGSADLTHSVFTQTKNQSPVSAENYAGRYIHYGIREHAMAAVMNGLALHGGFIPYGGTFLTFADYMRGGMRLSALMGIRVIYVLTHDSIGLGEDGPTHQPIEHLAMLRATPNLLVFRPADAVETAEAWEIALTETGRPSVLSLSRQNLPTVRDDASQNLTRKGAYVLKDTDGARDVTIMATGSEIEIALAAADTLAGEGIKAAVVSFPCWELFQEQDAAYRAEVLGTAPRVAIEAASGFGWERWLGDKGRFIGMNGFGASGPAPKLYEQFGITAGAAAKAARELLGR, encoded by the coding sequence ATGGTCAGCGAGACCGTCGCCAACCCGCATGAGGAAAGCGTGGACCGCCACGCCCGCGACATGGCCAACGCCATCCGCGCCCTCTCGATCGACGCGGTGCAGAAGGCCAATTCCGGCCATCCCGGAATGCCCATGGGCATGGCGGATGTCGCCACGGTCCTCTTCCGCGACTTCGTCAAGATCGACCCGAAGAACCCGTCCTGGCCGGACCGCGACCGCTTCGTGCTGTCGAACGGCCACGGCTCCATGCTGCTTTACGCGATCCACCATCTCCTCGGCTACGAGGACATGACGATCGAGGAGCTGAAGAACTTCCGCCAGATCGGCTCCAGGACCGCCGGCCACCCCGAATACGGCCATGCGCTGGGCATCGAGACCACCACCGGCCCGCTGGGGCAGGGCCTGGCCAACGCCGTCGGCTTCGCTTTGGCCGAGCGCATGATGAACGCCCGCTTCGGCGACGATCTCGTCGATCACAAGACCTATGCGATCGTCGGCGACGGCTGCCTGATGGAAGGCATCAGCCACGAGGCCATCGACCTGGCCGGGCACCTGAAGCTGAACAAGCTCATCGTCCTCTTCGACGACAACGGCATCTCCATCGACGGCAAGACCTCGCTCGCCACCTCCATGGACCAGGTCGCCCGCTTCAAGGCGGCCGGCTGGAACGCCGAGCATGTCGACGGCCACAAGCCGGATGAGGTGAAGGCGGCGCTGGAACGCGCGCAGACCTCCGACAAGCCGACGCTCATCGCCTGCAAGACGATCATCGGCTACGGCTCGCCCAAGCTCGCGGGGTCCGAGAAGAGCCACGGCGCGCCGCTCGGCGACGAGGAGATCAAGGCGGTTCGCCAGAAGCTCGTCTGGGAATCGGAGGCCTTCGAGCTGCCCGATTCCGTGGTGAAGGCCTGGCGCGAGATCGGCCAGAAGGGCGCGGCGTCGCGCGGCGAATGGGAGAAGCGCCACGACGCGGCGGCCAGGGCCGCCGAGTTCGACGCCTTCGTCTCCGGCGCGCTTCCGGGCGGTTTCGAGAAGGCGATGGCCGACTACCGGGCCAAGCTGGTGGCGGAAAAGCCCAAGCTGGCCACGCGCAAATCCTCCGAGGCGACGCTCGGCCTCGTCAACGAGCTGACGGAGCTGACCCTCGGCGGCTCGGCGGACCTGACCCATTCGGTCTTCACGCAGACGAAGAACCAGTCGCCCGTCTCGGCCGAGAACTATGCGGGCCGCTACATCCATTACGGCATCCGCGAACACGCGATGGCGGCGGTGATGAACGGCCTTGCCCTGCATGGCGGCTTCATCCCCTATGGTGGCACCTTCCTGACCTTCGCGGACTATATGCGCGGGGGAATGCGCCTTTCGGCCTTGATGGGCATCCGCGTCATCTATGTGCTGACGCATGATTCCATCGGGCTGGGCGAGGACGGGCCGACGCACCAGCCCATCGAGCATCTGGCGATGCTGCGCGCCACGCCGAACCTGCTCGTCTTCCGCCCCGCCGACGCGGTGGAGACGGCGGAAGCCTGGGAGATCGCGCTGACCGAGACCGGTCGGCCCTCGGTCCTGTCGCTGTCGCGCCAGAACCTGCCGACCGTTCGCGACGATGCGTCGCAGAACCTCACGCGCAAGGGCGCCTATGTCCTGAAGGATACGGACGGCGCCCGCGACGTGACGATCATGGCGACGGGCTCCGAGATCGAGATCGCGCTGGCAGCGGCCGATACGCTGGCCGGCGAGGGGATCAAGGCCGCGGTCGTCTCCTTCCCGTGCTGGGAGCTGTTCCAGGAGCAGGACGCGGCCTATCGGGCCGAGGTTCTCGGCACGGCGCCGCGCGTGGCCATCGAGGCGGCGTCGGGTTTCGGCTGGGAGCGCTGGCTCGGCGACAAGGGCCGCTTCATCGGCATGAACGGCTTCGGCGCTTCGGGCCCCGCGCCCAAGCTCTACGAGCAGTTCGGCATCACGGCCGGGGCCGCCGCCAAGGCGGCGCGGGAGCTTCTGGGCCGCTGA
- the rpe gene encoding ribulose-phosphate 3-epimerase has protein sequence MSAIIAPSILSADFARLGEEVAAVDAAGADWIHLDVMDGHFVPNITFGPPVIKAIRAASQKLFDCHLMIEPADPYLKAFAEAGADLITVHAEATRHLDRSLQAIRDLGVKAGVALNPHTPETVVEYVLDRVDLVLLMTVNPGFGGQAFIPAVVEKVRRVKAMIGTRPIRIEIDGGVTPETAPLVVEAGADVLVAGSAVFKGGTPQAYAANIEAIRASLR, from the coding sequence ATGAGCGCCATCATCGCCCCCTCGATCCTCTCGGCCGATTTCGCGCGGCTGGGCGAGGAGGTCGCGGCCGTGGACGCGGCCGGCGCGGACTGGATCCATCTCGACGTGATGGACGGCCACTTCGTGCCCAACATCACCTTCGGCCCGCCTGTCATCAAGGCGATCCGCGCCGCATCGCAAAAGCTTTTCGACTGTCACTTGATGATCGAGCCGGCGGACCCTTACCTCAAGGCCTTCGCCGAGGCCGGTGCCGACCTCATCACCGTCCACGCCGAGGCCACGCGCCATCTCGACCGCTCGTTGCAGGCGATCCGCGATCTGGGCGTGAAGGCCGGCGTGGCGCTGAACCCGCACACGCCCGAGACGGTCGTCGAATATGTGCTGGACCGCGTGGACCTCGTGCTCCTGATGACGGTCAATCCCGGCTTCGGCGGCCAGGCCTTCATCCCCGCCGTGGTGGAAAAGGTGCGGCGGGTGAAGGCGATGATCGGCACGCGGCCCATCCGCATCGAGATCGACGGGGGCGTCACGCCCGAAACCGCCCCTCTCGTGGTGGAGGCGGGGGCGGACGTGCTCGTTGCTGGCTCGGCCGTCTTCAAGGGCGGTACGCCGCAGGCTTATGCGGCCAATATCGAGGCGATCCGGGCCTCCCTGCGCTGA
- a CDS encoding TerC/Alx family metal homeostasis membrane protein, whose amino-acid sequence MEQTALEGVAYDVVPTWVWLSTIGGIAAIFVFDFMTHVRHAHTPTFKESAFWSVFYITLALLFGVGVWYFWDRTHGIEYFAGFITEKSLSVDNLFVFVIIMKSFQVPAAYQQKALLIGIIIALIMRGIFIALGAAAIERFSWVFYIFGLFLLYTAWKLVVESMNHTKSTDEEYEPNALVKYFQKHLPTTEDYRGTALTVVENGKRYFTPMFIVILALGMTDLLFALDSIPAIYGLTDAPYIVFTANAFALLGLLQLYFLIGGLLDRLVYLGIGLSLILAFIGVKLIIHAVEANTLPFLNDGQPIEVPPYLHIETEFSLAVIIGILVITTVLSLLKSRSDARKERPGE is encoded by the coding sequence ATGGAGCAGACCGCTCTCGAAGGAGTTGCGTACGACGTCGTGCCGACATGGGTCTGGCTGTCGACGATCGGCGGCATCGCCGCCATCTTCGTCTTCGACTTCATGACGCATGTGCGACACGCCCACACGCCGACCTTCAAGGAGTCCGCCTTCTGGTCGGTCTTCTACATCACGCTGGCGCTCCTCTTCGGCGTGGGCGTCTGGTATTTCTGGGACCGCACGCACGGCATTGAGTATTTTGCCGGTTTCATCACGGAGAAGAGCCTGTCGGTCGACAATCTCTTCGTCTTCGTCATCATCATGAAGAGCTTCCAGGTGCCGGCGGCCTACCAGCAGAAGGCGCTGCTGATCGGCATCATCATCGCGCTCATCATGCGCGGCATCTTCATCGCGCTGGGCGCGGCGGCCATCGAGCGCTTCTCCTGGGTGTTCTACATTTTCGGCCTCTTCCTGCTCTACACCGCCTGGAAGCTGGTGGTCGAAAGCATGAACCACACCAAGTCGACGGACGAGGAGTACGAGCCGAACGCGCTGGTGAAATACTTCCAGAAGCACCTGCCCACGACCGAGGATTATCGCGGCACGGCGCTGACGGTGGTGGAGAACGGCAAGCGCTACTTCACGCCCATGTTCATCGTCATCCTCGCGCTCGGCATGACGGACCTTCTCTTCGCCCTGGATTCCATTCCCGCGATCTACGGTTTGACGGACGCGCCCTACATCGTCTTCACCGCCAATGCCTTTGCCCTGCTTGGCCTTCTTCAGCTCTACTTCCTCATCGGTGGGCTCCTGGACCGGCTGGTCTATCTGGGCATCGGCCTGTCGCTGATCCTGGCCTTCATCGGCGTCAAGCTCATCATCCATGCGGTGGAAGCGAACACGCTGCCCTTCCTGAATGACGGCCAGCCGATCGAGGTGCCCCCGTATCTCCACATCGAGACCGAGTTCTCGCTGGCGGTGATCATCGGCATCCTGGTCATCACCACGGTGCTCAGCCTTCTCAAGAGCCGCTCGGACGCGCGCAAGGAGCGCCCCGGCGAGTAA
- the glgX gene encoding glycogen debranching protein GlgX, with protein MNVQSPVSTHEHPARPALRKSRVEGGQPFPLGATWDGLGVNFAIFSANATKVELCVFDNEGKSEIERIELPEYTNEIFHGYLPAARPGLVYGYRVHGPYEPDAGHRFNANKLLIDPYAKQHTGALVWDHSLFGYTIGHADGDLSFDERDSAAFVPKARVVDPAFTWGDERRPNVAWERTIFYETHVKGFTQRHPSVTDEDRGTFAGLMNRDVVKYIKSLGVTSVEFMPIHAFVDDSYLVEKGLRNYWGYNSIGFFAPDPRYLASPFVNEFKELVARFHHYGLEVILDVVYNHTAEGNENGPTISFKGIDNAAYYRLLPDNPRYYINDTGTGNTVNTSHPRVMQLVTDSLRYWAGEMRVDGFRFDLATILAREPHGFSEESSFLHACMQDPLLSQVKLIAEPWDCGPGGYQVGRFPPGWAEWNDGYRDTVRSFWRGDEGKVPAVAGKISASADLFDKRGRKPWSSVNFITAHDGFTLHDLVCYNDKHNEANGEDNRDGHSHNLSNNYGMEGPSEDPDLNEIRFRQLRNFFATLLFSRGTPMILAGDEFARTQGGNNNAYAQDNEIGWIDWNVTAEGRDLANFVQKLIMLRQALPMLRRGRFLHGTYDEELGVKDVAWITPAGVEFSDDNWADPAARCFGMLLDGRAPSEGIRRKGTDATMLIVLNAHHDVVNFTLPEAPGGSCWRCVIDTNLPDREELEPFQFHSQYMTTGRSFLLFLLEPVDGDETTEAARRAFAHVSETFMQAAIDRVRFVKPEAQ; from the coding sequence GTGAACGTCCAGAGCCCCGTCTCGACCCATGAACATCCCGCCCGGCCCGCCTTGCGCAAGTCGCGCGTCGAGGGCGGCCAGCCATTCCCGCTCGGCGCCACGTGGGATGGGCTCGGCGTCAACTTCGCCATCTTTTCGGCCAACGCCACCAAGGTCGAGCTTTGCGTGTTCGACAACGAGGGCAAGAGCGAGATCGAGCGGATCGAGCTGCCCGAATACACCAACGAGATCTTCCACGGCTATCTGCCGGCCGCGCGCCCGGGCCTCGTCTACGGCTACCGCGTGCATGGGCCCTACGAGCCCGATGCCGGCCATCGCTTCAACGCCAACAAGCTCCTGATCGACCCCTATGCCAAGCAGCACACCGGCGCGCTGGTGTGGGACCATTCGCTCTTCGGCTACACGATCGGCCACGCGGATGGAGACCTCTCCTTCGACGAGCGGGACTCGGCCGCCTTCGTGCCGAAGGCGCGTGTCGTCGATCCCGCCTTCACTTGGGGCGACGAGCGGCGGCCGAACGTGGCGTGGGAGCGCACGATCTTCTACGAGACCCACGTCAAGGGCTTCACCCAGCGCCATCCGAGCGTGACGGACGAGGATCGCGGCACCTTCGCGGGGCTGATGAACCGCGATGTAGTGAAATACATCAAGAGCCTGGGCGTCACCTCGGTCGAGTTCATGCCGATCCACGCCTTCGTGGACGACAGCTACCTCGTCGAGAAGGGCCTCAGGAACTACTGGGGCTACAACTCCATCGGCTTCTTCGCGCCCGATCCGCGCTATCTCGCCAGCCCCTTCGTCAACGAGTTCAAGGAGCTGGTGGCCCGCTTCCACCATTACGGGCTCGAGGTCATCCTCGATGTCGTCTACAACCATACGGCAGAGGGCAACGAGAACGGGCCGACGATCTCCTTCAAGGGCATCGACAACGCGGCCTATTACCGCCTGCTGCCCGACAATCCGCGCTATTACATCAACGACACCGGCACCGGGAACACGGTCAACACCAGCCACCCGCGCGTCATGCAGCTGGTGACGGATTCGCTGCGCTACTGGGCGGGCGAGATGCGGGTGGACGGCTTCCGCTTCGATCTCGCCACCATCCTGGCGCGCGAGCCGCATGGCTTTTCGGAGGAATCCTCCTTCCTCCATGCCTGCATGCAGGACCCGCTGCTCTCCCAGGTCAAGCTCATCGCCGAGCCGTGGGACTGCGGGCCCGGTGGCTATCAGGTCGGCCGCTTCCCGCCGGGCTGGGCCGAGTGGAACGACGGTTATCGCGACACCGTGCGCTCCTTCTGGCGGGGCGACGAGGGCAAGGTGCCGGCGGTGGCCGGAAAGATCTCCGCCTCCGCCGATCTCTTCGACAAGCGGGGCCGAAAGCCATGGTCCTCGGTGAACTTCATCACCGCCCATGACGGTTTCACCCTGCACGACCTCGTCTGCTACAACGACAAGCACAACGAGGCGAACGGCGAGGACAATCGCGACGGCCACTCGCACAACCTCTCCAACAATTACGGGATGGAGGGGCCGAGCGAGGATCCGGATCTGAACGAGATCCGCTTCCGCCAGCTCCGTAATTTCTTCGCCACGCTGCTTTTCTCGCGCGGCACGCCGATGATCCTGGCGGGAGACGAGTTCGCCCGCACCCAGGGCGGCAACAACAACGCCTATGCGCAGGACAACGAGATCGGCTGGATCGACTGGAACGTCACGGCCGAGGGGCGCGATCTCGCCAACTTCGTGCAGAAGCTCATCATGCTGCGGCAGGCGCTGCCCATGCTGCGGCGCGGGCGGTTCCTGCACGGAACCTATGACGAGGAGCTGGGTGTCAAGGATGTCGCCTGGATCACGCCGGCGGGCGTGGAGTTCTCGGACGACAACTGGGCCGATCCCGCGGCCCGCTGCTTCGGCATGCTCCTCGACGGCCGCGCCCCGTCCGAGGGCATCAGGCGCAAGGGCACGGATGCCACGATGCTGATCGTGCTCAACGCGCACCACGACGTCGTCAATTTCACGCTTCCCGAGGCGCCGGGCGGAAGCTGCTGGCGCTGCGTCATCGATACCAACCTGCCGGACAGGGAGGAGTTGGAGCCCTTCCAGTTCCACAGCCAGTACATGACGACCGGCCGCTCCTTCCTCCTTTTCCTGCTGGAGCCGGTAGACGGCGACGAGACGACCGAAGCCGCCCGGCGCGCCTTCGCGCATGTGAGCGAGACCTTCATGCAGGCCGCCATCGACCGGGTGCGCTTCGTGAAGCCCGAGGCGCAGTAG